Part of the Desulfocurvus vexinensis DSM 17965 genome, TCGCCAAGCAAAACGGCGTGAAGATCACCACAGGGCGCACCCGGCTTCTTACGACCAACATTCTGGACAAGTGGCTTGCTCCCAACGACACGGACGACATTCCGCCGCTCATGGCCGTGGAAGTTTTCATGTTGGCTGTTGGCAGCTTGGAACCCCTTGAATTCCTTGCCGAATTCCACGGGTGCAAACTGCTCGGTCCCGACGAAATCCTGCTTTTCGAATACGGCAAGGCCAAGTTCGAGAGCAAGGAACGCGCCCGCAAGCTCCGCAGATTGGAGAACGATCTTGCGGAAAACCGCACCACGCGGAGGAGATAGCCATGAGCAAGCGCCTGAAAATTTTATCCATGCAGGAGTGTTTCCCGTATCCGCGCTTCACCACGAGCGGCCTGAAGGAAATGCTGGACATGACGGCCAAGGCCCTCGAAAAGCGGGCCGCCCGTGAAGGCTGGAAGCGTATCAGCGTCCAGGAATTCGAAGGAAACGGCGAAATCGTCCAGTACGAAATGTGGGACGCAATGACCATGCCCGTGAAAACCCGCGTAGCCATTGCGCAGGGGCACTACCAGATCGAGGAAGATGATTCCTCCCTCATTTGCGAGGTGGAGGACGAAGTTTCCCGCCTGATGGCCCTGTTTCCGGGAGCCAATGAGAAGGTGCTTACGGCGGCGCTTTTCCGTGCCCGCCAGTTCGAATGCATCTGCGACGCCATTCTTTCCCTCAGAATCCCGGTTGACATGGCTTTCGAAGCCATAGGCACGGTATCCGGGACTCCGCAGTCAGTCTTTGAAGAGATCAGCCGCCGCCTTGACGGTGACAGGGAGTTTTCCTTCCTCACTTCAAACGACGACACACGCCTGCTCATGCTCATTCAATGCTACTCCGAACGCTCCGGGGAGTTTCTTCCCGAACTCGGCAACCCTCAGACCTATTCCGCCGAAGAAGGCGCCCTTCAGTAGGCATGCGCATGAATCTGGCAGAACTCCCGAATAGCGCCTTCAGCACGGCGCAGATTGCAAAGATGCTGGGCGTTTCCGTCCCGGCAGTGCATGCCCGTGCCAAGCGCAACAAGTGGGAGTTGGCCCCGGAAAAGAAGCAGGGCGGCGGCTTTCTCTGGCATTTCACCAGCATGGATGAGGAAACAAAGGGGAAGGTCTCCAATTTCCTTATCCGTGAGGACCGCAAGAAGAACGGCCCCGCCCTGGCTTTCGAAGCGATTCCGGCACAGGAGCTGGAAGAACTGTGGGACGAGTTCAACAAAAAATCCAGCAAGATCAAAGAAAAAGCTTTTCTCAGACAAGGCATCTTACAGGACGTCCTGAAGCTGCACGAGTCTGGAACCACGCTTGCCCAAGCTTTTGTGGCTGTCGGCCAGATGTATGGCGTTGCAGTAGGCACCCTGCGCAACTGGTATTTCGGCACTGTTTCCAAGAGAGGGGTGCGCGGCATTGATCCCAAGGATTGGGCACCAATCCTTGCCAACCAGTACAAGGGCCGTGTGACCCGTGCGCATTGCGATCCTATAGCCTGGGAGTTTCTGAAAAAAGACTACCTGCGCACTGAAGCGCCTTCATTTCTTTCCTGTTTTCGCCGCCTGGAAGACGCCGCCGAAGTGCATGGCTGGGCGATTCCTTCAGACCGCACTCTTTCCCGCCGCCTGTTCGAAGAACTTCTGCCTGCCGTTATCCAATACATGCGTACGGGCAAAATTGTTAATGATTACCCTGATCAGGTGCGCAGAAGAGATACCTTTGCGGCTGGTGAAGCGGTTTCAGGCGACGCGCTCAGCTTCGACAAAATTTACGTTTACGACGCCAAGACCGGCGAAGTTTACAATATGCGCGTGTGGTTCTTTGAAGACGTGCGCTCGGGCAAGATTCTCGCATGGGCAGGGGACAAGTCCGAGAACAGCGACATGTTCCGGCTGGCTACATACAACCTCGTCGGCGAAACAGTGCCTCGGTACATGTACATCGACAACACCCGCGCCGCCGCCAACAAGATTCTGACCGGCCAGATGCCGGGCCGCCACCGCTTCACCAACAAGGCCACGGACCCCGTTGGCCTGTTGAAGCATTTTGGCATTGAAGTCTGCTTCACCAACCCGGACCACGAAATTTCCAGCCCCGGCAGCAAGCCCATTGAACGCGCTTTCGGTATCGGCGGCTTGCATAGCATGATGCGCGATCTGCCGGTTCTGGCCGGACGCGGCTATTCCAAGAATCCCATTCCCGACACTGAATTCTTGGAGCTGCTGCCGCAGGTTGTTGCCGCATACAACGCCCGTGAAGGACGTACCGGCGGCATCTGCAACGGCAGAAGCTTCGACCAGGTCTACACCGAAGGGCTGCAACAGACCACCATTCG contains:
- a CDS encoding transposase domain-containing protein, which encodes MNLAELPNSAFSTAQIAKMLGVSVPAVHARAKRNKWELAPEKKQGGGFLWHFTSMDEETKGKVSNFLIREDRKKNGPALAFEAIPAQELEELWDEFNKKSSKIKEKAFLRQGILQDVLKLHESGTTLAQAFVAVGQMYGVAVGTLRNWYFGTVSKRGVRGIDPKDWAPILANQYKGRVTRAHCDPIAWEFLKKDYLRTEAPSFLSCFRRLEDAAEVHGWAIPSDRTLSRRLFEELLPAVIQYMRTGKIVNDYPDQVRRRDTFAAGEAVSGDALSFDKIYVYDAKTGEVYNMRVWFFEDVRSGKILAWAGDKSENSDMFRLATYNLVGETVPRYMYIDNTRAAANKILTGQMPGRHRFTNKATDPVGLLKHFGIEVCFTNPDHEISSPGSKPIERAFGIGGLHSMMRDLPVLAGRGYSKNPIPDTEFLELLPQVVAAYNAREGRTGGICNGRSFDQVYTEGLQQTTIRKASPQLRNMLLLSQESVKVNRQGVVSIKAGRGESKHRYYAEELAHMAGEHVAVLFNPESLSDDVEIYTLDGRHVCTARWLKTVAFNDRKAGREHAKHKARRAKHIKQAANEAALISDLEFQQLGVNKPVSENPVPAKTLTMLSEKEVSEKIEQTVSPERQRQLREILQKNIMAEDNDVFPFAAHG